Within the Haloarcula sp. CBA1127 genome, the region TTGACTAGTTGCTGTCCAATCGGTGGGGTGATCCGGATGCGACCGAACCCCTTCGGGACAGGTGACATCAGTCCACTTGTGTACCATCCAGTATAGAGATGCCAACAGAGATTCAGTTGCGAGACCAGTCGGAAGGAAAACGTCGTGAACAGCTTTTCGACGTACTGTCGGGAGCCGAGGTCGGTGATACCATCGAAGTCGTGGCCGACAGGGATATCGACCCCTGGCTGGTGCGCTACCAGCTAGAACAGGGCCGGTCGCTGGAGTGGGTATACGCACATCCCGACGCAGAGCCGCGAGAGCTCCAAGTGACCGTCGGCGAGCCGATTGGGGACGAGTCACTCCCCTCAATCGACGTCCGTGACCTGAAGCCACAGCGACGACACGAGGTGCTTCTGGAGATCTTCGACGGTCTGGCGGCGGGTGACGGGTTCGTCCTCGTCAACGACCACGACCCCAAGCCGCTGTACCACGAGCTCAAATCGATGCATGGAGATGTAATCGAGTGGGACTACGCGAGTCAGGGCGGCGGCGAATGGCGGGTCGAGATCGTCAAGACCGGCGCTTCCGAGACCACCGACGAAGACATCGTTACGCGGTACGACGTCCGCGAAATCCCCAAACAGGAGCGGCATCCGACGATCCATCACCGCTACGGAATGATACCCGAGGGCGGGACGATGGAACTCATCGCCCCACACGAGCCGCGGCCCCTGCAACGGGAGTTCAAACAGCAGTACGGCGACGCGTTCGCCTGGGAGGTCGTCGAGTCTGAGCCCGGCCGCTGTCGCGTCCAGATCACGAAAACAGAGAGTACGGGGGAATCCGATGAATCGGATACCGCTGCCGATGCCGTGTCGGCAGCCCCGTCTGACGACGAGTCACTCAATATCACCGAGGAACTCGATGTCAGAGATCTCCCGCCAGCACAGCGACACGAGCAGATCTTCGAGGCGTACGCCGAACTGGACACCGGGAGCGGATTCGTCCTCGTCAACGACCACGACCCCAAGCCGCTGTACCACCAGTTCGAGGCCGAGGCGGGCCCGGAGTTCCGCTGGACCTACCGGCAGCAAGACCCCGGCGAGTTCAGAGTCCTGATCGGAAAGGCCGAGACGACCGTCGACGAGTCAGCTGACGAAGAGACGGAGGCCCCGTTCTAACCATGATCTACGGACTCAAGCTCCGAGAGCAGGAGAACAGAGTGCTCCCAGCAAGGAACGCAAGTAACAGCTACCAATGACTGAACCAATCAACCCGAACCGACCGCTCGGCGTACTCGTCAGAGAGAACCCGGCGTTCGCTCGCGTCTTCGAAGCGGTCGGGCTCGATTTCTGCTGTGGCGGTGACCAGACGCTCCGGACAGCCTGTACCGAAGCGGACCTCGATATCGATGCCATCCGGGAGCGTCTAGACGAGGCGCGCCGACAAAGCGAGGATCCCGGGGACGAATGGAAGTCGATGACTGCACTCATCGAACACGTCGTCGACAGCCACCATCAGTACCTCCGCGAGGAGCTGCCAGCCCTAGAACAGCTCGCTGAAAAAGTTCGGGTCGTCCATGCGGAAGAGCATCCAGAGCTGGCGGACATCGAGCGGGAAGTCCTCGAACTGGCCGAGGAGATGCGTCAGCACACGACAGAGGAGGAACGGGACGTGTTTCCCGTCATCGAGAAACTCGATGGGGGCGCTGCACTCACGGACGAGGAGAGAGCGCTTCTGGACGAGGCGCTCGCGGATCTCGAATCGGATCACGAAGCGACAGCCGAGCACCTCGAACGGATTGCGGAGCTGAGCGACGGGTACGCAGTCCCGGACGACGCCTGTCCGAGCTATCAGAGCCTGCTCGAACGACTCGAAACACTGGAACAGGACACGCATATGCACGTCCACAAGGAGAACAACGTCCTGTTCCCGCAGGTGGAATCACAACTTGCGGGCCAAGTCTGACGGTCAAAAGGCCGATTGGCAGCCGTTACAGTACTGCTCCTCTCCGTCTGAGGTGGGATAACACTCGGAGCGTTGCTCTCGCTTCCGATATTCGGAACTGGTGTCCGTACTCTGGGAAGTGTGCTGAGCCTCGGTCGATTCGTCGTTCCGTTGCTAGTTCTCGCGCACGTTCCGGCCGTTATTGCACTGATCGCTCTCTGGTCGATAGGCTGTGACATCCGTGGACCCGAATATTCAATCCAATGACAGTTGGTATCGTCAGGCCACTGTGATGCAGATACAAGGCGACTGAGCGGTGGCGGCACAAGGCGACTGGTCACCGTAACATCGCGTCGGCGTACTCACTCGCCGTCTGTCGGGCCGTTTCAAGTTCCTCGGTGTCGTCCAGCATTACGGCACGGGTCCGGGCACCGTCGATGATCGTCAGCAGCGAACGAGTAACGTGATCCGCATCGACGTCGGTGAACACACCCTCGTCGATTCCGTGGTTGATGACCGCCTTGAGCAGATAGCGAATGTACTCGTCGTTCTGGCGGAACCGGTCGCTGAACGCCTCCTTGTACGGTGCTTGACTCCGCATCTCTAGCAAGGCGACCGAGAGATCGGGGTTTTCCTGCGGCTTGACGAGCAGTTCATCGAGCAATATTTCCAGTCGGGCTTCGGGGTCCGTTGTCTCAACGTCGTGAATCGAATCGACGAACCGCTCCAGCAGATAATCGAGAAAGGCCGCAAGAAGGTCGTCTTTCGTGTCGTAGTAATAGTGCACTGCAGCCGTCGATTTGCCGTACTCGTCCGCGATTCGTTTTATTGTGAGATCAGCGTACCCGTGTTCGCGCAACGCCCGGTAGGTTGCCTGCATTATCTCCTCGGTCTGTTCCGAGAAGGTGCGGTCCGATGGTCCACCCATTGGCTAACAGTTTCGCCTATGGTTGGATAACCGTTGTGACCTGTATGCTATTACGGACTGAATTATTAGTTAGTAAGTCTAAATTCGCCCGGATAGATCCAATAGTCGTCGGTAGCCCAGATTGTGGACTTCAAAGCGTTTTTGACTAATCGGTTAGTAAGTTTTGTCACAGCCGCCATGGATGACGATACAGCTACCGAAATTCTCGAGGCGACGTACCGCGCCCTCTGCCAGCACGGGTACGCCGCGCTCACGGTCAAGGACATCGCTGCCGAGGCAGACCGGAGCAAAGCGTCTATTCACTACTACTACGACAGCAAAGAGAACCTCTTTGCGGAGTTTCTGGACTTCTTGTACGAACGATACACTGCAAAAATAGCGGGAGTGGAGGGGAACACGCCGCGGGAAGAACTCGATTCGCTGTTGGATACAGTTCTCACCGATGGGCGACGAACGCCCGGCCAGGAGTTCAGAACAGCGTTACTCGAAATAAAGGCACAGGCCCCGTACAACGACGCTTTCCGGACACAACTGGCCAAGTTCGATGCTGCTCTCTTTGACCAGTTGCGGGAAATTATCGCGGCCGGCGTCGAAACCGGGGAGTTCGATAGCGCGGTCGAGCCGGCCGTCGCAGCGGAGTTCCTCGTGACGGCGATCACAGGTGCCTACACCCGGCACGTCGCCACAGATCGTTCGATAGACAGATTCAACGAGACGATTACGCGATACGCTGAGACCCATCTCCTGGCGGACACGCCAGTGGAGGCGACCCGCTGATGGGGATTCGAAGTCGCGTTGGTGCTCTGTTCAAGGGCCCTGAGGAGTTCGACCTCACGTCGGGTGGCATCGGGAAGCCGCTGTTCTTCCTCTCGATGCCGATTGTCATCACGAACCTCTTCCAGACTGCGTACAACCTCGCGGACACGTTCTGGCTCGGCCAGTACAGCACGGATGCGCTGGCGGCAATCAGCTTCGCGTTCCCGATGGTATTCCTCCTCATCTCACTCGGAATGGGCATATCCGTTGCCGGCAGCGTCCTCGTCGCACAGTTTACCGGTGCGGGCGAGGAGCGCGACGCCGAGTACGCCGCCTCACAGACGGTGACGTTCGCCGTCATCGTCTCGTTCGTTCTCGGTATCGTGGGCTATCTCGGCGTCGATACGTTTCTCAGCCTGATGGGCGCGTCAGAAGATGTCCTGCCCATGGCGACCAGCTACATGGAGGTCATCTCGCTCGGCCTACTGTTCATGTTCGGCTTCTTCGTCTTCGTCGCGCTCATGCGGGGCTACGGTGACACGATAACGCCGATGCTCGTCATGTTCGGCTCGGTTGTCCTCAACATCATCATCGACCCGTTCCTGATATTCGGCTGGACGGTCGTCGAGAACGCGCCGCTCGTCGGGACAGTCTCGTTCCCCGAGCTCGGCATCGAAGGGGCTGCCATCGCGACCGTCTTTTCGCGGGCGCTGGCGCTGATCGTCGGGCTGGCGATCATGTTCCGAGGGAACCGCGGCGTCCAGATTCACCTCCGCGATATGGCTCCAGACCTGTCGTATCTCCGCCGTCTCGTTCGCATTGGCCTACCCGCCTCCGTCGAGGGGACGGGCCGTGCGCTGTCGATGAACCTGCTGCTGGTCATCGTCGCGATGTTCCCGGATACGGTTGTCGCCGCCTACGGCATCGGGACGCGCGTGTTCTCGGTCGTCTTCCTGCCAGCTATCGCAGTCGCCCGCGGCGTCGAGACGATGACCGGTCAGAACATGGGGGCGGATAAGCCGGACCGGGCAGCGAAAGCGGCCGGCCTCGCGGCGACGGTGCTTTTCGGCGTGCTCACCCTGGCTGGAGTCCTCGTCTGGTTCACCGCCGCACCGATAGCCGACCTGTTCACGACGGACCCCGAGGTGGTCGAAATCACGACGCAGTTCCTCCGGTACGTCGCGCTTTCCTTCGGCTTCATCGGCATCATGCGGGCCTACACCGGGAGCTTCCGTGGTGCCGGGAAGACGCTCACCGCCGCGGCAATCTCGGTGTTGATGCTCGGGATCATCCGCTTCCCGATTGCGTGGTTCGCCGCTGTGCCACTCGGCGAAACCGGAATCTGGATATCGTTCGCCGTCTCGAACGTCGCAGGGGCGCTCATTGCCTACGGCTGGTATCGACGCGGGACGTGGCGAGACAGCAACCTCACCGAAGCCAAAGTTGATATTGATGAAGCGGGCGTCGAGATGTCGGCGGATGGAGACTGACAGCAGTGGGTGGCGAGCGCGTGTGATACTCTTCGAGTGAACCAATGCTTTCAGGGGAGCCACCGGTACTACTGCTATGCCCACAGAGCCGAACGCCAATCAGAATCCCTCGTCGCCGCTGTTTGCAGCTATCTACGATCCGGCAACGACGCTCATCGAACGGACCCTCCTACAGCCACATCGTGAGTATCTGGTAGCAAATCTGGATGGAACGGTGCTGGACCTCGGCGCTGGAACCGGCGCGATGTTTCCGTATTTCGATAGCGTGGCGACCGCCTCGACGGAGTTTCACGCTGTCGAGCCGGACCCACATATGCGGCGGCAGGCAGCAGAGAAGGCGAACGCGCAGGCCAGGCCGATTCGCATCGAGGCGTCACCGGCCGAAGCCCTCCCGTACGACGAGGAATCCTTCGACGTCGTTATCGCGTCGATGGTGTTCTGTACGATACCGGACATCGAATCCGCGATGAGTGAGGTTGCCCGCGTACTCAAACCCGGCGGCGAACTGCGGTTCTTCGAACACGTCATCGACGACGGCTGGCGCGCCCGGATTCAGTCGGCTCTCGCACCGCTCTGGAAACGACTCGCCGGCGGTTGTCATCTCACTCGGCAGACAGGGACACGGCTCGTCGCTGACCAATCATTCGCTGTCGTCGAAATCGATCGACTCAATCTGGGCGTAACACCAATCCGTCCGTTCGTTCGGGGACGGCTCCGCAAGCGCTCGGTGTCTTCGACGCAGTAACTCGACGGCGATTAGCTCTGACTCTGTGTGACAGACCCCTCCTCGTTCGGCTGGATGACGACGAACCCGTCGTCGCCGGTGAACTCCATCTGTAGCGACTCCCCGGAGGTCTGGCCGATTTCGAACGTCTTGTTCATCTCGATAGACGGCGAGAGGTTCGAACTCCACGCAACGGTCGCGTCCGGGTCGGTGAAGACCGGCGGCGTCATTACCAGCGGGTCGCCGTGTGTCGTCAGTGCGACTTCGCCGGGGCCGGTGAGGTAGACGTTCGTCAGGCCGCCGGCGGCCATGCCGGAGAGGCTGCCGACAGTGTTGATTTCGTAATCGATGGTTGATTCGAACGCGAGCACGTCAGTCCCGTTGACCGATATCGATTCCCCGTCAGCGAGAGTCAGCACCTGTACCTTCTTGCCGTTCTCGGCCACGTAGAGGTGGCCGTTCCCTTCGGCCTCCATGACCGGCGTCCCTTCGCCACTCACGGCCTCCTTGACGAAGCCCGTGATACCGCCTTCCGCCGAGGACTTGCCAGTGAACGTGACCTCGCCGGTGTACGCGACCATCGACCCGGCTTTGACCATCACCGTTCCGTCGAGCGGGATGTCGAGCAGCCTGTTGTTCTCTTTCTGGAAGCCATCGCCACCGTCTTCGGGGGCGTTAGAGCGGACGAATTCTTGTAAGTCCATAGTTACATCGGGCCACTCGTCAGGCCATGCTCATAGGCTTCGTGAAGGATTAAAACGCATTTTGTGCGACGGAGCCACACATTGCTTTGGCCATACAGCTGTTGATAGGGAAGAAGCGAGATAGCAGTATAGTCGGATAGCTATTCCGAATAGCTATATGATTGGTGACGCCGGCTTTGGTTTTGAGATAGCGCCGTTCCCCGTCAGACATCCGGACAGCGGAGTCGTACACGACACTGCCCGGGGCGTCCCACCGGTCGCTATGTGTGGGTCGAATTTCTTCGGGCTTCGATGGTCGCGACACTACTCAGAACGTCCACCGGCTCACCCATATGCGACAGCGATATCCACCATTCGTATATCTGTGTTATCCAGAAGCGTAGCCGCGTCCTGTCTGGGACAACAACAATGTCACACGCAATCGATGAAAGGCAATCGTCTGCGGTAGATATTCAGCCTGTAGGTTGCAGTTCAATACGACTCCGAGAGCGCGGCGTCATCCCTCGACGGCATCTCTGGTGTGTTCGGCGTCCAGCCCGAACAGCAGTCCGGCGAGAAACAGTAGTTCGTTACCCTGGTAGTACTGTTCGAGCACGAAGTTGACTAGGCCGATATCTGGCGT harbors:
- a CDS encoding class I SAM-dependent methyltransferase, which gives rise to MPTEPNANQNPSSPLFAAIYDPATTLIERTLLQPHREYLVANLDGTVLDLGAGTGAMFPYFDSVATASTEFHAVEPDPHMRRQAAEKANAQARPIRIEASPAEALPYDEESFDVVIASMVFCTIPDIESAMSEVARVLKPGGELRFFEHVIDDGWRARIQSALAPLWKRLAGGCHLTRQTGTRLVADQSFAVVEIDRLNLGVTPIRPFVRGRLRKRSVSSTQ
- a CDS encoding TetR/AcrR family transcriptional regulator — protein: MGGPSDRTFSEQTEEIMQATYRALREHGYADLTIKRIADEYGKSTAAVHYYYDTKDDLLAAFLDYLLERFVDSIHDVETTDPEARLEILLDELLVKPQENPDLSVALLEMRSQAPYKEAFSDRFRQNDEYIRYLLKAVINHGIDEGVFTDVDADHVTRSLLTIIDGARTRAVMLDDTEELETARQTASEYADAMLR
- the ric gene encoding iron-sulfur cluster repair di-iron protein, giving the protein MTEPINPNRPLGVLVRENPAFARVFEAVGLDFCCGGDQTLRTACTEADLDIDAIRERLDEARRQSEDPGDEWKSMTALIEHVVDSHHQYLREELPALEQLAEKVRVVHAEEHPELADIEREVLELAEEMRQHTTEEERDVFPVIEKLDGGAALTDEERALLDEALADLESDHEATAEHLERIAELSDGYAVPDDACPSYQSLLERLETLEQDTHMHVHKENNVLFPQVESQLAGQV
- a CDS encoding MATE family efflux transporter; translation: MGIRSRVGALFKGPEEFDLTSGGIGKPLFFLSMPIVITNLFQTAYNLADTFWLGQYSTDALAAISFAFPMVFLLISLGMGISVAGSVLVAQFTGAGEERDAEYAASQTVTFAVIVSFVLGIVGYLGVDTFLSLMGASEDVLPMATSYMEVISLGLLFMFGFFVFVALMRGYGDTITPMLVMFGSVVLNIIIDPFLIFGWTVVENAPLVGTVSFPELGIEGAAIATVFSRALALIVGLAIMFRGNRGVQIHLRDMAPDLSYLRRLVRIGLPASVEGTGRALSMNLLLVIVAMFPDTVVAAYGIGTRVFSVVFLPAIAVARGVETMTGQNMGADKPDRAAKAAGLAATVLFGVLTLAGVLVWFTAAPIADLFTTDPEVVEITTQFLRYVALSFGFIGIMRAYTGSFRGAGKTLTAAAISVLMLGIIRFPIAWFAAVPLGETGIWISFAVSNVAGALIAYGWYRRGTWRDSNLTEAKVDIDEAGVEMSADGD
- a CDS encoding TetR/AcrR family transcriptional regulator, producing MDDDTATEILEATYRALCQHGYAALTVKDIAAEADRSKASIHYYYDSKENLFAEFLDFLYERYTAKIAGVEGNTPREELDSLLDTVLTDGRRTPGQEFRTALLEIKAQAPYNDAFRTQLAKFDAALFDQLREIIAAGVETGEFDSAVEPAVAAEFLVTAITGAYTRHVATDRSIDRFNETITRYAETHLLADTPVEATR
- a CDS encoding DUF2249 domain-containing protein, translated to MPTEIQLRDQSEGKRREQLFDVLSGAEVGDTIEVVADRDIDPWLVRYQLEQGRSLEWVYAHPDAEPRELQVTVGEPIGDESLPSIDVRDLKPQRRHEVLLEIFDGLAAGDGFVLVNDHDPKPLYHELKSMHGDVIEWDYASQGGGEWRVEIVKTGASETTDEDIVTRYDVREIPKQERHPTIHHRYGMIPEGGTMELIAPHEPRPLQREFKQQYGDAFAWEVVESEPGRCRVQITKTESTGESDESDTAADAVSAAPSDDESLNITEELDVRDLPPAQRHEQIFEAYAELDTGSGFVLVNDHDPKPLYHQFEAEAGPEFRWTYRQQDPGEFRVLIGKAETTVDESADEETEAPF
- a CDS encoding AIM24 family protein, giving the protein MDLQEFVRSNAPEDGGDGFQKENNRLLDIPLDGTVMVKAGSMVAYTGEVTFTGKSSAEGGITGFVKEAVSGEGTPVMEAEGNGHLYVAENGKKVQVLTLADGESISVNGTDVLAFESTIDYEINTVGSLSGMAAGGLTNVYLTGPGEVALTTHGDPLVMTPPVFTDPDATVAWSSNLSPSIEMNKTFEIGQTSGESLQMEFTGDDGFVVIQPNEEGSVTQSQS